One segment of Erigeron canadensis isolate Cc75 chromosome 2, C_canadensis_v1, whole genome shotgun sequence DNA contains the following:
- the LOC122588831 gene encoding alpha-N-acetylglucosaminidase-like: MTAYVTCLVVTVILLFPVSQSSTVGVEYVSSLIKVQDREKAPASVQLSAARAVLHRFIPSHSSSFDFQIITKEQCGGVSCFMISNHPSSNIPGAPEILISGVTGVELLSGLHWYLKNLCAAHISWDKTGGSQLSSVPKAGSLPRMKDDSLLIQRPVPWNYYQNAVTSSYTFAWWDWQRWEKEIDWMAIQGINMPLAFTGQEAIWQKVFEKFNISNADLNDFFGGPAFLSWSRMANLHGWGGPLPQSWLDQQLAMQKKILSRMYELGMTPVLPAFSGNVPAALKNVYPSAKITRLGNWFTVDSNPRWCCTYLLDATDPLFVEIGKAFIQQQVKEYGRSSHIYNCDTFDENTPPTDDPKYISSLAAAIFEGMQSGDDDAVWLMQGWLFAYDPYWRPPQMQALLHAVPIGKMIVLDLFAEVKPIWITSDQFYGVPYIWCMLHNFAGNVEMYGVLDSVGSGPVEARISKNSTMVGVGMSMEGIEQNPVVYDLMSEMAFQHNKIDVKTWVDSYPTRRYGRFVPSLQEAWNILYHTVYNCTDGAYDKNRDVIVAFPDIDPSFLSKPQMHGRRYLKSKNSLLKRFSLKDDDEAFDKPHLWYSTPEVIRALELFIEGGNEVSGSKTYRYDLVDLTRQALAKYANDLFLDIISAYDSHDGYGVTHLSKKFLDLVNDMDTLLACHEGFLLGPWLESSKQLAVDKEQEIQYEWNARTQITMWFDNTEVEASLLRDYGNKYWSGLLRDYYGPRAAIYFKYLMVSLAKGESFNVTGWRREWIKLTNDWQNARYAYPIKSEGDALSTSQWLFNKYLRGSAIIDH, from the exons ATGACTGCTTACGTCACTTGCTTAGTTGTAACCGTCATCCTTTTGTTTCCGGTGAGTCAATCATCAACCGTCGGAGTTGAATACGTGTCTTCTCTTATTAAAGTCCAGGATCGTGAAAAAGCTCCGGCGTCCGTACAGTTGTCAGCTGCTAGGGCTGTGCTTCATCGGTTTATTCCTTCTCATTCATCCAGTTTTGATTTTCAAATCATCACTAAA GAACAATGTGGTGGAGTGTCATGCTTTATGATAAGTAATCACCCTTCTTCAAATATTCCGGGTGCCCCTGAAATTCT TATTAGCGGTGTCACTGGAGTGGAACTATTATCTGGTCTTCACTGGTATTTAAAAAACTTGTGTGCAGCACATATATCATGGGATAAAACTGGCGGTTCACAACTATCGTCGGTGCCTAAGGCTGGGTCTCTTCCTCGTATGAAAGATGACAGTCTTCTGATACAAAGACCTGTTCCTTGGAATTACTACCAAAATGCTGTCACATCTAGTT ATACATTTGCATGGTGGGACTGGCAAAGATGGGAAAAAGAGATTGATTGGATGGCTATTCAAGGCATCAATATGCCTTTGGCATTTACTGGCCAAGAAGCTATCTGGCAAAAAGTATTTGAG AAATTTAACATTAGTAATGCAGACTTGAATGATTTTTTTGGAGGTCCAGCATTTCTTTCATGGTCTCGCATGGCTAACTTGCATGG TTGGGGTGGACCACTCCCACAAAGCTGGCTTGATCAACAACTCGCAATGCAGAAGAAAATCCTTTCTAGAATGTATGAGCTCGGAATGACTCCAG TCCTACCAGCCTTCTCAGGAAATGTGCCTGCTGCTTTGAAAAATGTATATCCTTCGGCCAAGATAACACGTTTAGGAAATTG GTTTACAGTTGACAGCAACCCTAGATGGTGTTGTACTTATCTTCTTGATGCAACTGATCCTTTGTTTGTTGAGATTGGGAAAGCTTTTATCCAGCAACAAGTCAAAG AGTATGGACGGAGTAGCCACATATACAACTG TGATACTTTTGATGAGAATACACCACCTACAGATGATCCAAAGTACATATCTTCTCTGGCTGCTGCCATTTTTGAGGGAATGCaaagtggtgatgatgatgCTGTTTGGTTAATGCAG GGATGGCTGTTTGCATATGATCCATACTGGAGGCCTCCACAAATGCAG GCACTCCTACATGCAGTTCCTATTGGGAAAATGATTGTTCTTGATCTTTTTGCTGAAGTTAAACCTATTTGGATCACTTCCGATCAGTTCTATGGTGTTCCATATATCTG GTGCATGCTACATAATTTTGCAGGAAATGTTGAGATGTATGGCGTTTTAGATTCTGTTGGGTCTGGACCTGTTGAAGCCCGTATTAGCAAAAACTCAACAATG GTTGGAGTTGGAATGTCAATGGAAGGTATCGAGCAGAATCCCGTGGTTTACGATCTGATGTCTGAAATGGCATTTCAGCACAACAAAATTGATGTCAAG ACATGGGTTGATTCATATCCCACCAGACGATATGGAAGATTTGTTCCATCACTGCAAGAGGCCTGGAATATATTATATCACACAGTTTATAATTGCACCGATGGTGCCTAC GATAAAAATAGGGATGTAATAGTTGCATTTCCAGATATTGATCCATCCTTTCTTTCTAAGCCACAAATGCATGGAAGAAGATACCTTAAGTCTAAAAATTCTTTGTTAAAGAGATTTTCCCTAAAAGACGACGATGAAGCTTTTGACAAACCCCATTTGTGGTACTCAACTCCAGAAGTTATACGTGCACTAGAGCTTTTCATTGAAGGTGGCAATGAAGTATCTGGAAGCAAAACTTATAG GTATGATCTTGTTGACTTGACGAGACAAGCATTAGCAAAGTATGCTAATGATCTGTTTCTAGATATTATCTCAGCCTATGATTCACATGATGGTTATGGTGTCACTCACCTTAGCAAGAAGTTTCTTGACCTTGTAAATGATATGGACACACTTTTGGCTTGCCATGAAGGGTTCCTACTAGGACCATGGTTAGAGAGTTCAAAGCAACTTGCTGTCGACAAGGAACAGGAGATACAG TATGAATGGAATGCAAGAACTCAAATCACAATGTGGTTTGATAACACAGAGGTGGAGGCTAGCCTGCTTCGGGATTATG GAAACAAGTACTGGAGTGGACTTCTGCGAGACTATTATGGCCCTCGAGCAGCCATCTATTTCAAATATCTGATGGTGAGTTTGGCAAAGGGAGAAAGCTTTAATGTAACAGGTTGGAGAAGAGAATGGATCAAGCTTACAAACGACTGGCAGAATGCAAGGTATGCATACCCTATTAAAAGCGAAGGTGATGCCCTCAGTACATCGCAGTGGCTTTTCAACAAGTACTTGCGTGGTTCTGCTATAATTGATCATTAG
- the LOC122586528 gene encoding betaine aldehyde dehydrogenase, chloroplastic has product MSHSIPCRQLFIDGEWREPIKKNRIPVVNPATENIIGDIPAATSEDVDVAVKAARRALKRDGGKDWASATGAHRAKYLRAIAAKITEKKDTFAKLEAIDCGKPLDEAAWDIDDVAGCFEYNADLAEALDAKQKAPIELPMDTFKCHVLREPIGVVGLITPWNYPLLMATWKVAPALAAGCAAILKPSELASLTCLELGEVCREVGLPPGILNILTGLGPEAGAPLASHPDVDKIAFTGSSATGSKIMTAAAQNVKPVTLELGGKSPIVVFDDVDIDKAVEWTLFGCFWTNGQICSATSRLIVHESIAKEFLDKLVKWAKNIKISDPLEEGCRLGPLVSSGQYEKVAKFVETAKSEGATILSGGQRPQHLKSGFYIEPTIISDVTRSMQIWRDEVFGPILCVKTFSTEEEAIELANDTHYGLGSAVISNDLDRCDRLTKAFDAGIVWVNCSQPCFSQAPWGGKKRSGFGRELGEWGLDNYLSVKQVTRYISNDPWGWYTPPSPKL; this is encoded by the exons ATGTCCCACTCAATACCGTGTCGTCAGCTTTTCATCGACGGTGAATGGAGAGAGCCTATTAAAAAGAATCGCATCCCTGTCGTCAATCCAGCTACTGAGAACATCATTG GGGATATTCCAGCAGCTACCTCTGAGGATGTTGATGTGGCTGTTAAAGCAGCTCGCAGGGCTCTTAAACGGGACGGAGGGAAAGACTGGGCATCAGCCACTGGAGCACATCGTGCAAAGTATCTGCGTGCCATTGCTGCAAAG ATAACTGAGAAAAAAGATACATTTGCAAAACTAGAAGCTATTGATTGTGGAAAACCACTTGATGAAGCAGCATGGGATATA GATGATGTCGCGGGATGTTTCGAATATAATGCTGATCTTGCTGAAGCGTTAGATGCAAAGCAAAAAGCACCTATTGAACTTCCAATGGATACATTCAAATGTCATGTCCTTAGGGAACCTATTGGTGTTGTTGGGCTTATTACTCCATG GAATTACCCATTGCTGATGGCTACATGGAAAGTTGCACCTGCCCTGGCAGCTGGGTGTGCTGCAATACTTAAGCCATCAGAACTTGCATCTCT TACTTGCCTGGAATTAGGCGAAGTATGTAGGGAGGTGGGACTTCCCCCTGGCATTCTCAACATTCTGACTGGGTTAGGCCCAGAAGCGGGTGCTCCTTTGGCTTCTCATCCTGATGTTGATAAG ATTGCATTTACGGGAAGCAGTGCCACAGGAAGCAAGATTATGACTGCTGCAGCTCAAAATGTCAAG CCTGTTACGCTTGAGCTTGGTGGAAAGAGCCCAATagttgtgtttgatgatgttgaCATTGATAAAG CTGTGGAGTGGACACTCTTTGGTTGCTTCTGGACAAATGGGCAAATCTGCAGTGCAACTTCTCGCCTTATAGTACAT GAAAGTATAGCAAAGGAGTTTCTAGACAAGCTTGTGAAGTGGGCTAAAAACATCAAGATTTCAGATCCATTGGAGGAAGGTTGTAGGCTTGGACCCTTGGTCAGCAGTGGACAG TATGAGAAGGTGGCAAAGTTTGTTGAAACAGCCAAAAGTGAAGGTGCTACTATTTTGTCTGGAGGGCAACGTCCCCAG CATCTGAAAAGTGGCTTCTATATTGAGCCAACCATCATTAGTGACGTTACCAGGTCCATGCAAATTTGGAGAGATGAAGTTTTTGGACCTATCCTCTGTGTTAAAACATTTTCCACGGAAGAAGAAGCAATTGAATTAGCAAATGACACCCA TTACGGATTGGGCTCTGCTGTAATATCCAACGATTTGGACCGGTGTGATCGTCTTAcaaag GCTTTTGATGCAGGTATTGTTTGGGTGAACTGCTCGCAGCCATGTTTCTCTCAAGCTCCATGGGGTGGCAAAAAGCGTAGTGGTTTTGGCCGTGAACTAGGAGAATG GGGACTTGATAACTACTTGAGCGTAAAGCAGGTGACGCGCTACATCTCTAATGATCCATGGGGTTGGTATACACCCCCTTCTCCTAAGCTATAA